A region from the Spartobacteria bacterium genome encodes:
- a CDS encoding AbrB/MazE/SpoVT family DNA-binding domain-containing protein: protein MTTSTISSKGRTVIPSDVRDVLGLHSGDKVDFVIQENGSVLLKPATQDISKLKGILHKPDRKPVSLDAMKQAIKYRGSGNK, encoded by the coding sequence ATGACGACATCCACCATAAGCAGCAAAGGACGAACCGTTATACCGAGCGATGTGCGAGATGTTCTCGGACTTCATTCCGGGGACAAAGTCGATTTTGTCATTCAGGAAAACGGTTCTGTACTGCTGAAACCGGCAACACAGGATATTTCCAAATTAAAAGGCATTCTCCACAAACCAGATCGCAAACCTGTTTCTCTGGATGCCATGAAACAAGCCATCAAATATCGTGGTAGTGGCAATAAATGA
- a CDS encoding PIN domain-containing protein, whose protein sequence is MIGLDTNVLVRFLVQDDPDQCALVDQYIDAASQRGECFIISPVVLCELVWVLETAYDCTRLEVAEALEVILRTSQFDFIDKKSLWDAWHDYNNGKADFSDYYIGRNYRQAGADTTLTFDKALKRSEAFTVMSAKSR, encoded by the coding sequence ATGATTGGGCTGGACACCAATGTTTTAGTGCGCTTTCTTGTTCAGGATGACCCCGATCAATGCGCATTAGTTGATCAATATATTGATGCAGCCAGCCAGCGCGGAGAGTGTTTCATTATTTCACCGGTGGTGCTGTGTGAATTGGTGTGGGTGCTGGAAACCGCTTATGACTGCACACGCCTGGAAGTTGCTGAAGCACTGGAAGTAATTCTCCGGACATCCCAGTTTGATTTCATTGATAAAAAAAGTCTATGGGATGCTTGGCATGATTACAACAATGGCAAAGCAGATTTTTCTGATTATTACATTGGCAGAAATTATCGACAGGCGGGAGCCGATACAACATTGACCTTTGACAAGGCGCTGAAACGTTCCGAAGCCTTTACCGTTATGAGTGCCAAAAGTAGATGA